The following are from one region of the Vibrio hyugaensis genome:
- a CDS encoding isoaspartyl peptidase/L-asparaginase family protein, with protein sequence MTKPFSIAIHGGAGTILRAQMSDELQQSILADLEVAVKAGHQILAKGGEALDAVVAAVKVLEDSPNFNAGKGSVLTHTEMVEMDASVMDGRNQAAGAVAGVRHIKNPIELARDVMKNSNHVLLVGEGAEKFAFEQGHEYTEQDYFFTDRRYEQLISMREKGLFALSESRYPDDRKHGTVGAVALDQQGNLAAATSTGGVTNKKYGRVGDSALIGCGTVAENGVVAVSTTGVGEFFIRKRVAEDVAARMRYLQENVHTACEHIIQGELKEMGGEGGLIAIDAQGELHFAMNSSGMYRAGINTQGELSVNIYSDE encoded by the coding sequence ATGACGAAACCTTTCTCGATTGCCATTCACGGTGGTGCAGGTACCATTTTGCGGGCACAGATGAGCGATGAACTGCAACAATCCATTTTGGCGGATTTAGAAGTTGCGGTGAAAGCGGGTCATCAAATCTTAGCAAAAGGTGGTGAAGCCTTAGATGCGGTCGTTGCTGCGGTAAAAGTGCTAGAAGACTCCCCTAATTTCAATGCAGGCAAAGGCTCGGTTCTTACTCATACTGAAATGGTAGAAATGGACGCCTCTGTAATGGATGGTAGAAACCAAGCGGCAGGTGCTGTTGCCGGTGTTCGTCATATTAAGAACCCCATTGAGCTCGCTCGTGATGTAATGAAAAACAGCAACCATGTGCTGTTAGTCGGCGAGGGCGCTGAGAAATTTGCTTTCGAACAAGGCCACGAGTACACCGAGCAAGATTACTTCTTCACTGATCGTCGCTATGAACAACTGATTTCTATGCGTGAGAAAGGCTTGTTTGCTCTTTCCGAGTCCCGTTACCCAGATGACCGTAAACACGGTACGGTTGGTGCGGTTGCATTGGACCAACAAGGCAACTTAGCGGCAGCAACCAGCACTGGCGGTGTGACCAACAAGAAATACGGTCGCGTGGGAGATTCCGCTCTGATTGGGTGCGGCACGGTGGCAGAGAATGGTGTTGTTGCGGTTTCCACTACAGGTGTCGGCGAGTTCTTTATCCGTAAACGAGTGGCGGAAGATGTCGCAGCGCGCATGCGTTATTTGCAAGAAAACGTCCACACTGCTTGTGAACATATCATCCAAGGTGAACTTAAAGAGATGGGCGGAGAGGGCGGTCTAATTGCCATCGATGCACAAGGTGAGTTGCACTTTGCGATGAACAGTTCTGGTATGTATCGAGCAGGGATCAACACTCAAGGTGAGTTGAGCGTAAACATTTACTCTGACGAGTAG
- a CDS encoding YheU family protein has protein sequence MVIPWQDIAPETLENLIREFVLREGTDYGSVEVSLQSKIDQVKYQLEKGEALIVFSELHETVDIQLKAKF, from the coding sequence ATGGTCATCCCTTGGCAAGACATCGCGCCAGAAACGCTGGAAAATTTGATTCGTGAATTCGTACTACGTGAAGGCACCGACTATGGCTCGGTCGAAGTTTCACTGCAAAGTAAAATCGATCAGGTCAAATACCAATTAGAAAAAGGTGAAGCACTCATCGTCTTTTCTGAGCTGCATGAAACAGTAGATATTCAATTAAAAGCAAAGTTTTAG
- a CDS encoding hydrolase yields the protein MTQFFAAAGIKNPHLQTLLPRFIRKKALFTPIWQTLDTPDGDFLDLAWSQQPDSEAARNKPIFVLFHGLEGCFYSPYANGLMNAFSKSGWLSVMMHFRGCSGKPNKKARAYHSGEVTDARFFLEQLNQQFPNNPKIAVGISLGGNMLANYLAKYKGDPILSAATIVSAPLDLAACANRIEQGFSKVYRRYLLSSLKRNALQKHDLIQGELALSYNSIKRVTRLYEFDDLITAPLHGFKDAQDYYDQCSGLSKLQQITLPTLIIHAKDDPFMTEEVIPKFVLPDNIDYRLYEHGGHVGFLTGTALKPKFWLEEALPAYYESIAAEYLSAVSVPRTQ from the coding sequence ATGACACAATTTTTCGCAGCCGCCGGGATTAAGAACCCGCACCTTCAGACGCTATTACCGCGCTTTATTCGCAAGAAAGCGCTGTTTACGCCTATTTGGCAAACACTCGATACACCGGACGGTGACTTCCTCGATTTGGCGTGGTCCCAGCAGCCAGATTCCGAAGCCGCACGCAACAAACCAATCTTCGTCCTCTTTCATGGCTTGGAAGGCTGCTTCTACAGCCCGTATGCGAACGGTTTGATGAACGCCTTCTCTAAATCGGGTTGGCTTTCAGTGATGATGCACTTTCGTGGTTGCAGTGGTAAGCCAAACAAGAAAGCCCGCGCCTATCATTCTGGCGAAGTAACGGACGCTCGTTTCTTTCTTGAGCAGCTCAATCAGCAGTTCCCCAACAATCCAAAAATCGCAGTAGGGATCTCCCTCGGCGGTAACATGCTGGCGAACTATTTAGCTAAGTACAAAGGTGACCCGATCTTGAGTGCCGCGACGATTGTCTCTGCACCGCTTGATTTAGCGGCATGTGCCAATCGTATTGAGCAAGGCTTCTCGAAGGTCTATCGACGTTACTTACTCTCTTCACTAAAGCGTAATGCACTGCAAAAGCATGACTTAATCCAAGGCGAACTCGCACTGTCGTATAACTCGATCAAACGTGTGACTCGCTTGTATGAGTTCGACGACTTGATCACAGCCCCTCTGCATGGCTTTAAAGACGCACAAGATTATTACGATCAATGTTCTGGCTTAAGCAAGCTGCAACAGATCACTCTACCGACGCTGATAATCCACGCAAAAGACGATCCGTTTATGACGGAAGAAGTGATCCCGAAATTTGTGTTGCCAGATAACATCGATTACCGACTTTATGAGCATGGGGGGCATGTGGGTTTTCTTACGGGAACCGCTCTCAAACCAAAGTTTTGGTTAGAAGAAGCCCTACCTGCTTATTACGAAAGTATCGCTGCGGAGTACCTTTCTGCTGTATCCGTGCCACGAACACAGTAA
- the kefB gene encoding glutathione-regulated potassium-efflux system protein KefB — protein MAITSEFLQSSVVFLSAAVVAVPIAQRLGLGSVLGYLIAGVLIGPWGLGLISDVDAILHFAELGVVLLLFLIGLELNPKKLWQMRGPILGLGGAQVIVTTAVIGSIVSLFGLSMQVSLVIGMGLALSSTAIALKVIEEQGQAGTETGQSGFAVLLFQDIAVIPMLAMLPLLAGGTSGGDWLDALWVLASVIGLLIGGHFLLRPLFRFVVMSGVRELFTVAALLVVLGISVAMQKLGLSMALGTFLAGVLLAESEYRHELEIAIEPFKGLLLGLFFIAVGMAVNLGLLALQPFAIISAVIALVVVKGLVLYVLARTARVRAKSRSRMAAILSQGGEFAFVIFTAASQEGILTKEQVSFLLVVVSLSMVTTPLLLMGQKKWFAHTLNQEEESVASNVVDRRPRVIIAGFGRFGQIVGRLMYANKIKVTVLESDASQIHLLRKYGYKVFYGDATQIDLLRAAGADKAEALVICTDSPDEVMAIVDICREYFPNLKILARARSRVEAYQLMNHGVQNYSRETFLGALDLGRQALVELGMHPYQAKRAEAHFRKLDNAMLKDLLPQHNEDKELAQRSKEARKELEEIFGREMESDQQSPNHWK, from the coding sequence ATGGCGATAACCAGTGAGTTTCTTCAAAGCAGCGTGGTATTCCTTTCTGCTGCCGTCGTAGCAGTGCCGATTGCTCAGCGACTTGGTTTGGGCTCCGTGCTTGGCTACCTGATTGCTGGTGTTTTAATTGGTCCTTGGGGACTGGGTTTGATCAGCGATGTGGATGCGATTCTCCACTTTGCTGAACTTGGGGTGGTGTTGCTGCTGTTCTTAATTGGCTTGGAGTTAAACCCCAAAAAACTATGGCAAATGCGTGGACCAATACTTGGACTTGGGGGGGCTCAAGTCATTGTGACGACTGCCGTGATTGGCAGCATCGTCAGCCTGTTTGGTTTGAGCATGCAAGTGAGCTTAGTGATCGGCATGGGATTAGCACTCTCATCCACCGCGATTGCACTTAAAGTGATAGAAGAGCAAGGACAAGCCGGAACGGAAACCGGACAATCGGGCTTTGCGGTACTGTTATTCCAAGATATTGCTGTAATCCCAATGCTTGCCATGTTGCCATTACTCGCTGGTGGCACCAGTGGCGGTGATTGGCTGGATGCCTTGTGGGTGTTAGCCTCGGTGATCGGTTTATTGATAGGTGGTCACTTTTTACTGCGCCCTTTATTTCGTTTTGTCGTGATGAGTGGTGTGCGTGAACTTTTCACCGTTGCTGCTCTTCTAGTGGTACTTGGCATCTCTGTTGCGATGCAAAAGCTGGGGCTGTCGATGGCACTCGGTACTTTCTTAGCGGGCGTATTGCTGGCGGAAAGTGAATATCGTCATGAGCTGGAAATCGCGATAGAACCTTTTAAAGGTCTGCTACTTGGCTTGTTCTTTATCGCTGTTGGTATGGCGGTGAATTTGGGCTTATTAGCACTTCAACCGTTTGCGATTATTAGTGCCGTGATTGCCCTTGTTGTAGTTAAAGGCTTGGTGCTCTACGTTCTGGCGCGTACCGCCCGAGTTCGCGCAAAGTCGCGTAGTCGTATGGCGGCGATTTTGAGCCAAGGTGGTGAGTTTGCGTTTGTGATTTTCACCGCGGCAAGCCAAGAAGGGATCTTAACCAAAGAGCAAGTTTCCTTCTTATTGGTTGTGGTGAGTTTGTCGATGGTGACAACACCACTGCTGCTCATGGGGCAGAAAAAATGGTTCGCTCATACGCTGAACCAAGAAGAAGAGAGCGTGGCCAGCAATGTTGTTGATCGTCGACCACGAGTGATCATCGCAGGTTTTGGTCGTTTTGGTCAGATTGTTGGACGCTTGATGTATGCCAACAAGATCAAAGTAACGGTGCTAGAAAGTGACGCGAGCCAAATCCACTTGCTGCGTAAATACGGCTATAAAGTGTTTTACGGTGATGCGACTCAGATTGATTTGTTACGTGCCGCAGGTGCGGATAAAGCTGAAGCCTTAGTGATCTGTACGGATTCACCTGACGAAGTGATGGCGATTGTCGACATTTGTCGTGAGTACTTCCCGAATTTGAAGATCCTTGCGCGTGCACGCAGCCGTGTGGAAGCTTATCAGTTAATGAATCACGGTGTGCAAAACTACTCGCGTGAAACCTTTTTGGGCGCATTAGATCTAGGTCGCCAAGCGCTCGTAGAACTAGGCATGCATCCGTATCAAGCAAAGCGGGCAGAAGCACATTTTCGTAAACTAGATAATGCTATGCTCAAAGACTTACTGCCTCAGCATAATGAGGATAAAGAACTTGCTCAACGCTCGAAAGAGGCACGCAAAGAACTAGAAGAAATCTTCGGTCGCGAAATGGAAAGCGATCAACAGTCGCCAAATCATTGGAAGTAG
- a CDS encoding SlyX family protein: MTEKLIQQLEARINDLECQLAFQEQTIEDLNGALSQQQLQITKMLDQMKYVVGKVKNMDSSNLADPSEETPPPHY, encoded by the coding sequence ATGACAGAAAAACTTATTCAGCAATTGGAAGCTCGCATTAATGACTTAGAGTGTCAGCTTGCGTTCCAAGAACAGACGATTGAAGATCTGAACGGTGCCTTGTCACAGCAGCAACTGCAAATCACCAAGATGCTCGATCAGATGAAATACGTGGTAGGTAAAGTGAAGAATATGGATTCGTCGAATTTGGCCGATCCATCAGAAGAAACACCACCACCGCACTACTGA
- a CDS encoding TIGR02444 family protein, translating to MTKEHAEYTLTLEHLWQFSLQFYGVREVKEACLSLQNNYHGNVNLLLLLRWLDEQQVIFQEQDWHLVQGCLGRSETLLHSYRELRRHLKSQVNDALYREALQFELQLEKQQQSDLVDCVNSLKLVSNDGDPLTLRYCRQLGGEHLQQAFSLPVPKIQHP from the coding sequence ATGACAAAAGAGCACGCAGAATACACTCTCACCCTAGAACACCTTTGGCAGTTCAGTCTGCAATTTTATGGTGTGCGAGAAGTGAAGGAAGCGTGCTTGTCGTTGCAAAATAACTATCACGGCAATGTGAATCTACTACTGCTGCTCAGATGGCTCGATGAGCAGCAAGTCATTTTCCAAGAACAGGACTGGCATTTAGTCCAAGGTTGCCTTGGTCGAAGCGAAACCCTTCTGCACTCCTACCGTGAGTTACGTCGCCATCTAAAATCGCAAGTCAACGATGCCCTTTATCGCGAAGCACTACAGTTCGAACTGCAGTTAGAAAAACAGCAACAATCCGACCTCGTTGACTGCGTCAACTCATTAAAATTAGTCAGTAACGATGGCGATCCATTAACGCTAAGATATTGTCGGCAGCTCGGTGGTGAGCACCTTCAACAAGCGTTTTCCCTTCCAGTTCCAAAAATTCAGCATCCATAA
- a CDS encoding WD40 repeat domain-containing protein, which yields MQRISHLFLYLIVITTLNGCFFTDHDVQRWSLEPQGSTSFALSRDGRFALLYSKEHQLVLWDLEQNKQLAKLGELDQAANVVSHIRISDNGRYAVTASQMNFAVWDLGWTQAEGLWSIDDALIRDVDITSNGEQVLLGLSNGKAIHVNLVTGRRLEFLAHQEKVNSVAISPNGRFALTGGNDYKAYLWDTETGQVLHSFEHEQRVVRVALQRDGKLAMTSDGGNQAIIWDLETGEEVTQLSSWSRQLIFSTARFSDDGSLLVTGTPSGRVMVWDTHTGKRVDRFEVEPKKDTRPPRAVVYDAAFDSKQRIITATSAGIAQAWQLENGS from the coding sequence ATGCAAAGAATTTCTCATTTATTCCTATATTTAATTGTCATCACCACGTTAAATGGATGCTTTTTTACCGATCATGACGTTCAACGTTGGTCACTCGAACCACAAGGTTCCACCAGCTTTGCGCTCAGTCGAGATGGCCGATTCGCACTGCTGTACTCCAAAGAGCACCAGTTGGTTCTTTGGGATTTGGAGCAAAACAAACAACTCGCAAAGCTGGGTGAACTCGATCAAGCCGCCAATGTGGTCTCCCATATTCGCATTTCGGACAATGGCCGCTATGCCGTCACTGCAAGCCAAATGAACTTCGCAGTATGGGATCTCGGATGGACCCAAGCCGAAGGGCTATGGTCTATTGATGACGCGCTGATTCGAGACGTTGATATCACCAGTAACGGTGAACAGGTATTACTTGGCCTGTCCAACGGTAAAGCAATTCACGTCAACTTAGTCACTGGTCGTCGGCTAGAGTTCCTTGCGCACCAAGAAAAAGTCAATTCTGTCGCTATCTCGCCCAATGGCCGCTTCGCCTTAACGGGTGGTAATGACTACAAAGCGTATCTGTGGGATACCGAAACAGGCCAAGTACTGCACAGCTTTGAACACGAACAACGCGTGGTAAGAGTCGCGCTTCAACGTGATGGGAAACTGGCCATGACGTCCGATGGCGGTAATCAAGCCATCATCTGGGACTTAGAAACTGGAGAAGAAGTGACACAGCTAAGCAGTTGGTCTCGTCAGTTGATCTTCTCCACGGCTAGATTCTCAGACGATGGCAGCTTATTAGTTACAGGAACGCCTTCAGGACGCGTGATGGTTTGGGATACTCACACAGGTAAACGAGTGGATAGATTTGAAGTCGAGCCGAAAAAAGATACTCGCCCTCCTCGTGCGGTCGTGTATGATGCAGCCTTTGATTCCAAGCAACGTATAATTACTGCCACTTCTGCGGGCATTGCCCAAGCTTGGCAGCTAGAGAACGGATCATGA
- a CDS encoding phosphoribulokinase: protein MSAKHPIIAVTGSSGAGTTTTSEAFRKMFNMMNVKPAWVEGDSFHRFTRPEMDVEIRKAREQGKHISYFGPQANDFPGLEEFFRQFGEDGTGSVRRYLHTFDEAVPYNQMPGTFTPWQDLPENSDVLFYEGLHGGVVDGDVNVARHVDFLIGMVPIVNLEWIQKFVRDTRDRGHSREAVMDSIVRSMDDYLNYITPQFSRTHINFQRVPTVDTSNPLNAKGIPSLDESFVVIRLRGIKNVDFPYLLAMIDGSFMSRHNTIVVPGGKMSFAMELIVRPILQQLIETGKIG, encoded by the coding sequence ATGTCAGCTAAACATCCAATCATTGCGGTTACTGGTTCATCCGGTGCCGGTACCACCACTACATCTGAAGCCTTCCGCAAGATGTTCAATATGATGAACGTCAAACCTGCATGGGTCGAAGGCGATAGCTTTCACCGTTTTACTCGTCCAGAAATGGACGTCGAAATCCGTAAAGCCCGCGAGCAAGGCAAACACATCAGTTACTTTGGTCCACAAGCCAATGACTTTCCGGGGTTAGAAGAGTTCTTTCGTCAGTTTGGTGAAGATGGCACTGGCAGCGTGCGCCGTTATCTGCACACCTTTGATGAAGCGGTCCCATATAACCAAATGCCGGGCACCTTTACACCTTGGCAAGATCTGCCAGAAAACAGTGATGTCTTGTTCTACGAAGGCTTGCATGGTGGCGTGGTGGATGGCGATGTCAATGTGGCACGTCACGTCGACTTTCTAATTGGCATGGTGCCAATCGTCAACTTAGAATGGATTCAAAAGTTCGTCCGTGACACGCGCGATCGTGGCCACTCAAGAGAAGCGGTCATGGATTCGATCGTGCGCTCAATGGATGACTACCTAAACTACATCACCCCGCAGTTCTCTCGAACGCACATCAACTTTCAGCGTGTCCCAACGGTCGATACATCCAACCCACTCAATGCCAAAGGCATCCCAAGTTTAGATGAGAGTTTTGTTGTCATACGCCTTCGCGGCATAAAGAATGTCGACTTTCCTTATTTACTGGCAATGATTGATGGCTCATTCATGTCTCGCCACAATACTATTGTGGTACCGGGCGGTAAGATGAGCTTTGCAATGGAGCTCATAGTAAGGCCGATTCTGCAGCAACTTATCGAAACAGGGAAAATTGGCTAA
- the slyD gene encoding peptidylprolyl isomerase produces MKIEKNVVASLAYKVMMEDGVVVDQSTADAPLDYLHGHNNLITGLEKELEGKVAGDKFSVTVAPEDAYGDHNDALVQRVPADVFQGVEQIEVGMRFLADTDQGPIPVEVTEVDGDEVVVDGNHMLAGQTLTFEVEVMATREATAEEIEHGHIHQGGGCCGGHDHDHEGGCCGGEEKADDHECCGGGGCGSH; encoded by the coding sequence ATGAAAATTGAAAAGAACGTTGTTGCAAGCCTTGCATACAAAGTAATGATGGAAGACGGTGTTGTTGTTGATCAATCAACAGCTGACGCGCCTCTTGATTACCTACACGGTCACAACAACCTAATCACTGGTCTTGAGAAAGAGCTAGAAGGTAAAGTGGCTGGCGACAAGTTTTCAGTAACAGTAGCTCCTGAAGATGCTTACGGCGATCACAACGACGCTCTAGTACAGCGCGTTCCTGCTGACGTATTCCAAGGCGTTGAGCAAATCGAAGTTGGCATGCGTTTCCTAGCAGACACTGACCAAGGTCCAATCCCTGTAGAAGTGACTGAAGTAGATGGCGACGAAGTTGTTGTAGACGGCAACCACATGCTAGCTGGCCAAACACTAACTTTCGAAGTTGAAGTTATGGCAACGCGTGAAGCAACAGCTGAAGAGATCGAACACGGCCACATCCACCAAGGTGGCGGTTGTTGTGGCGGTCACGACCACGATCACGAAGGCGGCTGCTGCGGTGGCGAAGAAAAAGCTGACGACCACGAATGCTGTGGCGGCGGCGGTTGCGGTTCTCACTAA
- a CDS encoding YheV family putative zinc ribbon protein: MKAKKRFIAGASCPQCSQQDTLRWWIENNIELVECVDCDYTEQRKPQSVEKNKHSEQEMIGIFKPE; encoded by the coding sequence GTGAAAGCCAAGAAACGTTTTATCGCGGGTGCAAGCTGCCCGCAGTGTAGCCAGCAAGATACGTTGCGCTGGTGGATTGAGAACAATATCGAGTTAGTTGAATGTGTAGATTGTGATTACACCGAGCAGCGTAAACCGCAATCTGTAGAAAAAAATAAACACTCAGAACAAGAAATGATCGGGATTTTTAAGCCTGAGTAA
- the kefG gene encoding glutathione-regulated potassium-efflux system ancillary protein KefG, protein MAVAASYPPRVLVIYAHPEPQNSIANQVMIKKIQSLDHVTVHDLYGAYPDFFIDVNYEHDLLMTHDVIVFHHPLYMYSCPALLKEWLDRVLGKGFAFGDGCALEGKYWRSVITTGGKEDAFSPLGYNKYPLEQILQPFELTAALCQMHWMEPLVLYWSRNVSDIERYQHAEQYRQWLNNPLNEWGVQGGHHGDNQ, encoded by the coding sequence TTGGCTGTTGCAGCGTCTTATCCCCCAAGAGTTCTGGTGATTTATGCTCACCCTGAGCCGCAAAACTCCATTGCCAATCAAGTGATGATAAAAAAAATTCAATCACTTGATCACGTCACTGTGCATGATCTTTATGGTGCGTATCCTGATTTCTTTATTGATGTGAATTACGAACACGACCTGTTGATGACGCACGATGTGATCGTTTTTCATCATCCCCTCTATATGTATTCTTGCCCTGCGCTACTAAAAGAGTGGTTAGATCGCGTGCTAGGTAAAGGGTTTGCGTTTGGCGATGGCTGTGCACTTGAAGGTAAATATTGGCGTAGTGTTATCACCACGGGAGGCAAAGAAGATGCCTTTAGCCCACTTGGGTATAACAAATATCCATTAGAACAGATTTTACAACCTTTCGAGTTAACCGCTGCTCTTTGTCAAATGCACTGGATGGAACCTCTGGTGTTGTACTGGTCACGTAATGTCTCGGATATTGAGCGTTATCAGCATGCGGAACAATATCGTCAATGGCTGAACAACCCTTTGAATGAGTGGGGAGTACAAGGAGGTCATCATGGCGATAACCAGTGA
- a CDS encoding ABC transporter ATP-binding protein, which translates to MITFSDIQLLRGGKPLLDQASATIHPGDKVGLVGKNGCGKSTLFALLKDELSIDAGSFSQPQHWELAWVAQETPALDRSAIEYVIDGDREFRGLEQQLMIAEEKDNGTLVAEIHGKIETIGGYSIRARAAELLDGLGFSQEQMSWNLTQFSGGWRMRLNLAQALLCRSDLLLLDEPTNHLDLDAVMWLERWLQNYPGTLVLISHDRDFLDPIVGRIIHIENQQLNEYTGNYSSFENQRAQKMVLQQAMFEKQQKQMSHMQSYIDRFRYKASKARQAQSRIKALERMEKVLPAQFDNPFNFQFREPAALPNPIMMMDEVSAGYGDNLILEKIRLNLVPGSRIGLLGRNGAGKSTLIKLLSGELKAQGGDLTYSQGVKIGYFAQHQLETLHPEETPLQHMMQIAPDQTEQQLRDYLGSFGFQGDKALEKVAPFSGGEKARLVLALVVWQKPNLLLLDEPTNHLDLDMRQALTMALQTFEGAMVIVSHDRYLLRATTDDLYLVHDRQVAPFDGDLNDYYKWLTEQQRAERKEAQAAQPEKDNNNSAAAKKEQKRRDAEFRKQTAPIRKTLTQLENKMDKLGEALASAEEQLSDNSLYEAENKAKLNEVLALQASSKSELEDVEMEWMSAQETLEQMELEFNQ; encoded by the coding sequence ATGATTACCTTTTCTGATATTCAGTTACTGCGTGGCGGTAAACCTCTTTTAGACCAAGCTTCTGCAACCATTCACCCAGGCGACAAAGTGGGACTGGTTGGTAAAAACGGTTGCGGTAAATCGACTCTATTCGCACTCCTGAAAGACGAATTGTCGATTGATGCTGGCTCATTCAGTCAGCCGCAACATTGGGAATTGGCATGGGTAGCGCAGGAAACTCCCGCACTAGACCGCAGCGCAATTGAATACGTCATTGATGGTGATCGAGAGTTTCGTGGTCTTGAGCAACAACTGATGATTGCCGAAGAAAAAGACAACGGTACGTTGGTTGCAGAGATCCACGGAAAAATTGAAACCATTGGTGGTTACAGTATTCGCGCGCGCGCTGCCGAACTGCTTGACGGTCTGGGCTTTAGCCAAGAACAAATGAGCTGGAATCTGACTCAGTTCTCAGGTGGCTGGCGTATGCGCCTCAACTTGGCTCAAGCGCTATTGTGTCGTTCAGACCTACTGTTGCTTGACGAACCAACCAACCACTTGGACTTAGATGCAGTAATGTGGCTGGAACGTTGGTTGCAAAACTATCCAGGCACATTGGTTCTTATCTCGCACGACCGTGACTTTTTGGACCCAATTGTTGGTCGTATTATTCACATCGAAAACCAGCAGCTAAACGAATACACGGGCAACTACTCATCGTTTGAAAATCAGCGCGCACAAAAAATGGTGTTGCAACAAGCCATGTTCGAGAAGCAACAGAAACAGATGTCGCACATGCAAAGCTACATCGACCGCTTCCGTTACAAAGCATCTAAAGCCCGCCAAGCACAAAGCCGCATCAAGGCTCTAGAACGTATGGAAAAAGTGCTGCCAGCACAGTTCGATAACCCGTTTAACTTTCAATTCCGCGAGCCAGCGGCTTTGCCAAACCCAATCATGATGATGGATGAGGTATCGGCAGGTTACGGTGACAACCTGATCTTAGAAAAGATCCGCTTGAATCTGGTCCCAGGCAGTCGTATTGGTCTACTTGGTCGTAACGGCGCAGGTAAATCAACCTTGATCAAACTGTTGTCTGGTGAGCTAAAAGCGCAAGGCGGCGATCTCACATACTCACAAGGCGTGAAGATCGGTTACTTCGCACAGCACCAACTAGAAACACTGCACCCAGAAGAAACGCCGCTACAACACATGATGCAGATTGCACCAGACCAAACTGAACAACAACTGCGTGATTACTTAGGTAGCTTTGGCTTCCAAGGTGATAAAGCACTGGAAAAAGTCGCACCGTTCTCTGGAGGTGAAAAAGCGCGTTTAGTATTGGCATTAGTTGTGTGGCAAAAACCCAACCTATTGCTACTCGATGAACCAACCAACCACCTAGATTTGGACATGCGCCAAGCATTGACCATGGCACTGCAAACCTTTGAAGGTGCGATGGTCATTGTTTCGCACGACCGTTACTTGCTGCGCGCAACAACGGACGACTTGTATCTGGTACATGACCGCCAAGTCGCACCATTTGATGGTGACCTCAATGACTACTACAAGTGGCTAACAGAGCAACAAAGAGCCGAGCGTAAAGAAGCACAAGCGGCACAACCAGAGAAAGACAACAACAACAGCGCTGCGGCAAAAAAAGAGCAGAAGCGACGTGACGCAGAATTTCGCAAACAGACAGCGCCAATTCGCAAAACCCTGACACAGTTAGAAAATAAAATGGATAAGTTAGGCGAAGCATTGGCATCAGCAGAAGAGCAATTATCGGATAACTCTCTGTATGAAGCAGAAAACAAGGCTAAACTTAATGAAGTGTTGGCACTTCAAGCGTCGAGTAAATCTGAGCTTGAAGACGTAGAGATGGAATGGATGTCTGCTCAAGAAACGTTAGAGCAGATGGAGCTAGAGTTTAATCAATGA